One region of Trinickia violacea genomic DNA includes:
- a CDS encoding HDOD domain-containing protein, producing the protein MVKAALLDKLWARMSERGDFPMLSQSLRTTMAAMNNDDLDFTALVQVVLSDFALTQKVLRLANSAMYMAFGGNITTVTRALMVLGMDAVGHLVVGLKLVDHFHHSAPRRIDAKLELNRTMLSGCVARKLTEWGDLRASEEAVVCTLMRQVGKLLVVFYLEGEWDQIRRKAEAEGIGEGAACIAVLGVSFEELGMEAATRWRLPDMIRSGMGTYEPNENESRQVQWLRAITNYSTEVADVLTAADVAEHVRDTRIAELANRYSRPLATDADTLVQMSVALANEETDDGVMREIVELRANADAIARAAVTPEARIGEGLEDLRALPSENALAPVLALASETVLAGLNFCRTIVFVRQAPGVFKARLGFGRDIDTLLSSLQFPEAFEPDVFHLAIANSVGIFIENAHDSKMVARLPAWFKESFDDARSFVLLPVSANHSTVALMYGDWTHDKEPRKISQREMSALNELARELGRFFAHAPTREVETL; encoded by the coding sequence ATGGTAAAGGCAGCGCTGCTCGACAAGCTGTGGGCACGGATGAGCGAGCGCGGAGATTTTCCGATGCTTTCGCAATCGCTGCGCACCACGATGGCGGCGATGAACAACGACGACCTCGACTTCACGGCGCTCGTGCAAGTCGTGTTGTCGGACTTCGCACTGACGCAAAAGGTGCTGCGTCTTGCGAACTCGGCGATGTACATGGCCTTCGGCGGCAACATCACGACCGTCACGCGCGCGCTGATGGTGCTCGGCATGGATGCCGTGGGGCATCTGGTCGTCGGCTTGAAGCTCGTCGATCACTTTCATCACAGCGCGCCGCGCCGCATCGACGCGAAGCTCGAGCTGAACCGCACGATGCTCTCGGGGTGTGTCGCCCGCAAGCTCACCGAGTGGGGCGACCTGCGCGCGAGCGAAGAAGCGGTCGTCTGCACGCTGATGCGGCAGGTCGGCAAGCTGCTCGTCGTGTTCTACCTCGAAGGCGAGTGGGACCAGATCCGCCGCAAGGCCGAGGCCGAAGGCATTGGCGAGGGAGCCGCCTGCATCGCCGTGCTCGGCGTGAGCTTCGAAGAACTCGGGATGGAAGCCGCCACGCGCTGGCGGCTGCCGGACATGATCCGCTCGGGCATGGGCACGTACGAGCCCAACGAGAACGAGTCGCGCCAGGTGCAGTGGCTGCGCGCGATCACGAACTATTCGACCGAAGTCGCCGACGTTCTGACCGCGGCCGACGTCGCCGAGCACGTGCGCGACACGCGCATCGCCGAGCTCGCGAATCGCTACAGCCGCCCGCTCGCGACCGATGCCGACACGCTCGTGCAGATGAGCGTCGCGCTTGCCAACGAGGAAACCGATGACGGCGTGATGCGCGAAATCGTCGAGCTGCGCGCGAACGCCGACGCCATCGCGCGCGCGGCCGTCACGCCGGAGGCGCGCATCGGCGAAGGTCTCGAAGACTTGCGCGCGCTGCCGTCGGAGAATGCGCTCGCGCCGGTGCTCGCGCTCGCATCGGAAACCGTGCTCGCGGGCCTCAACTTCTGCCGGACGATCGTCTTCGTGCGGCAAGCGCCGGGCGTGTTCAAGGCGCGCTTGGGCTTTGGACGCGACATCGATACGCTATTGTCGTCGCTGCAATTCCCCGAGGCGTTCGAGCCTGACGTCTTTCATCTCGCGATCGCCAATTCGGTCGGCATCTTCATCGAAAACGCGCACGACTCGAAGATGGTCGCGCGCCTGCCCGCCTGGTTCAAGGAATCGTTCGACGACGCGCGTTCGTTCGTCCTGTTGCCGGTGAGCGCCAATCATTCGACGGTGGCGCTGATGTACGGTGACTGGACGCACGATAAGGAGCCGCGCAAGATCTCGCAGCGCGAGATGAGCGCACTCAACGAACTCGCGCGCGAGCTGGGGCGCTTCTTTGCGCACGCGCCGACGCGCGAAGTCGAAACGCTTTGA
- a CDS encoding putative bifunctional diguanylate cyclase/phosphodiesterase, whose amino-acid sequence MDANRTTAPRRASWRAALDKLRNRSSVTAGTQTDAADPEAAGAAVQARLEETVGAVDFLAHIDLGQRFLYVSDASLRFIGYRREYLQTITLHDLVPAGEAAALEALLARAELSGGVEKATLHIVKSLTYPIAVELRVVKSSHAGVAGFAIAGFDISAWRATEERLTYELHHDRMTGLANISGLVPALTRAQEDADKRGTCAALLLLDIDDYQRVNRALGYDAGDDMLRETARRLQTAASQGETLARIASDEFAILLTAPNKEEAALAAEALGRRLMTVVQQPYTFGGQPVHLSASIGIALYPDEPHHVHGHSHGPEQAHYGQLLRCADHALAQAKAAGGNMLTFHTPESDPADAERLKLEADLYDGVRNGEFSLHFQPITSSATRGVVGVEALIRWHHPVHGLVPPSTFIPLAESIGLINYLGNWVLKIACMQLVQWDAQGIPLQYVAVNVSAQQFRDPRFTQSVKDAIELTGLDPRRVVFEITESLLMHDPAHAKVLLEELTSIGIRFAVDDFGTGYSSLAYLQRFPLAKLKIDRSFVENLLTSRNDQAIVSAVVGLAQTLDLELVAEGVETEAQRELLTEMGCDHIQGWLVCKALPSEELARRFEARTLVLHESGDD is encoded by the coding sequence ATGGATGCGAATAGGACCACCGCGCCCCGCCGGGCCTCCTGGCGCGCCGCCCTCGACAAGTTGCGCAACCGGTCGAGCGTCACCGCCGGCACGCAGACCGACGCCGCCGATCCGGAAGCGGCAGGCGCCGCCGTGCAGGCCCGGCTCGAAGAGACCGTCGGCGCCGTCGACTTCCTCGCGCACATCGACCTCGGCCAGCGCTTCCTCTACGTGTCCGACGCGAGCCTGCGCTTCATCGGCTATCGCCGCGAGTACCTGCAGACCATCACGCTGCACGACCTCGTGCCGGCGGGCGAAGCGGCCGCGCTCGAAGCGCTGCTCGCCCGCGCGGAGCTCTCCGGCGGCGTCGAAAAGGCGACGCTGCACATCGTCAAGTCGCTGACCTACCCGATCGCCGTCGAGCTGCGCGTCGTCAAGAGCAGCCACGCCGGTGTGGCGGGCTTCGCGATCGCCGGCTTTGACATCTCGGCCTGGCGCGCGACCGAGGAGCGGCTCACCTACGAACTGCACCACGACCGCATGACGGGCCTGGCCAATATCTCCGGGCTCGTTCCGGCGCTCACGCGCGCCCAGGAAGACGCGGACAAGCGCGGCACCTGCGCAGCGCTGCTGCTGCTCGACATCGACGACTACCAGCGCGTGAACCGCGCCCTCGGCTACGACGCCGGCGACGACATGCTGCGCGAGACCGCGCGCCGCCTGCAGACGGCCGCAAGCCAGGGCGAGACGCTGGCGCGCATCGCGAGCGACGAGTTCGCGATCCTGCTCACCGCGCCGAACAAGGAAGAGGCGGCGCTCGCCGCCGAAGCGCTCGGCCGGCGCCTCATGACCGTCGTCCAGCAGCCGTACACGTTCGGCGGGCAGCCGGTGCACCTGTCGGCGAGCATCGGCATCGCCCTCTATCCGGACGAGCCTCACCACGTGCACGGCCACAGCCATGGTCCCGAGCAGGCTCACTACGGCCAGCTGCTGCGCTGCGCCGATCACGCGCTCGCGCAGGCGAAGGCCGCGGGCGGCAACATGCTGACGTTCCACACGCCGGAATCGGACCCGGCCGACGCCGAACGGCTGAAGCTCGAAGCCGACCTCTACGACGGCGTGCGCAACGGCGAGTTCTCGCTGCACTTCCAGCCGATCACGAGCAGCGCGACGCGTGGCGTCGTCGGCGTGGAGGCGCTGATCCGCTGGCACCATCCCGTGCACGGGCTCGTGCCGCCGTCGACTTTCATTCCGCTTGCGGAATCGATCGGGCTCATCAACTACCTCGGCAACTGGGTGCTCAAGATCGCGTGCATGCAGCTCGTCCAATGGGACGCGCAAGGCATCCCGCTGCAATACGTGGCGGTCAACGTGTCGGCACAGCAGTTCCGCGACCCGCGCTTCACGCAGAGCGTGAAGGACGCGATCGAGCTGACCGGGCTCGACCCGCGCCGCGTCGTGTTCGAGATCACCGAAAGCTTGCTGATGCACGACCCCGCTCACGCGAAGGTGCTGCTCGAGGAATTGACGAGCATCGGCATCCGCTTCGCCGTCGACGATTTCGGCACCGGCTATTCGAGTCTTGCGTACCTGCAACGCTTTCCGCTCGCTAAATTGAAAATCGACCGCAGCTTTGTCGAGAACCTGCTAACCTCCCGCAACGATCAAGCAATCGTTTCCGCGGTGGTCGGGCTCGCGCAGACGCTCGATCTCGAACTCGTCGCGGAGGGCGTGGAAACCGAAGCGCAGCGCGAGCTGCTCACCGAAATGGGCTGCGACCACATCCAGGGCTGGCTCGTCTGCAAGGCGCTGCCGTCCGAGGAGCTGGCCCGGCGCTTCGAAGCGCGGACCCTGGTCCTGCATGAGAGCGGCGATGACTGA
- a CDS encoding EAL and HDOD domain-containing protein, which translates to MVENPSTRTTQESECVYLGRQPIIERNGALNAYELLFRSSSQNYALVTNDAQATAQVVARTIGGIGVSAALGTHRGYVNINRELLFDDIIHVMSPERFVLEVLETVSFDARLIARIDKLRRAGYAVALDDVCELSDGLLSILNHVDIVKVDFLQTPRPKLAALAEAVRARGKTLIAEKVETQEDFALARQLGFDMFQGYYFARPQVLTARRTDPSRRSLLRMLALLASDAKLTELEAELKHNPEVVVQLLRLVNSSAYGLGRRIASLREAIIAAGTRQIARWAQLLLYADSGDLPWRVDPLVQLAGARSRFMELAASRVRPDDERFVDAAFMTGIFSLVHVVLGVASPAEALDKLGLVSEIRDAIVYGVGPLGALLAIAQAGEEGGAERLTAAAQLTHDPFAMLTPEVLGELSLAAAAWFGVHADE; encoded by the coding sequence ATGGTCGAAAACCCGTCCACGCGCACGACGCAAGAATCCGAATGCGTGTACCTGGGGCGCCAGCCGATTATCGAGCGCAATGGCGCGCTCAATGCGTATGAGCTGCTGTTTCGTTCGAGCAGCCAAAATTACGCGCTCGTGACGAACGATGCCCAGGCGACCGCCCAGGTCGTGGCGCGCACGATCGGCGGCATCGGCGTGTCGGCCGCGCTCGGCACGCACCGCGGCTACGTGAACATCAACCGCGAGCTGCTGTTCGACGACATCATCCACGTGATGTCGCCCGAGCGCTTCGTGCTCGAGGTGCTGGAGACCGTGTCGTTCGACGCGCGGCTGATCGCGCGGATCGACAAGCTGCGCCGAGCGGGCTATGCCGTTGCGCTCGACGACGTGTGCGAGCTGTCGGACGGGCTGCTCTCGATCCTCAACCACGTCGATATCGTCAAGGTCGACTTTCTGCAGACGCCGCGCCCGAAGCTCGCGGCGCTCGCGGAAGCCGTGCGTGCGCGCGGCAAGACGCTGATCGCCGAGAAGGTCGAGACGCAAGAGGACTTCGCGCTCGCTCGGCAGCTCGGCTTCGACATGTTCCAGGGCTATTACTTCGCGCGCCCGCAGGTGCTGACCGCGCGGCGCACCGATCCGTCGCGGCGATCGTTGTTGCGCATGCTCGCGCTCCTCGCGAGCGACGCTAAGCTCACCGAGCTCGAAGCGGAGCTCAAGCACAATCCGGAAGTCGTCGTGCAACTGCTGCGGCTCGTCAATTCGAGCGCTTACGGGCTCGGGCGGCGCATCGCGTCGCTGCGCGAGGCGATCATCGCGGCGGGCACGCGCCAGATCGCGCGCTGGGCACAGCTGCTGCTCTATGCCGACAGCGGCGATCTGCCATGGCGCGTCGATCCGCTCGTGCAGCTCGCGGGCGCCCGTTCGCGCTTCATGGAGCTGGCCGCGAGCCGTGTGCGTCCCGATGACGAGCGTTTCGTCGACGCCGCGTTCATGACCGGCATCTTCTCGCTCGTGCACGTGGTGCTCGGGGTGGCGTCGCCGGCCGAGGCGCTCGACAAGCTCGGGCTCGTCTCGGAGATTCGCGACGCGATCGTCTACGGCGTCGGTCCGCTGGGCGCGCTGCTGGCGATCGCGCAGGCCGGCGAGGAGGGCGGCGCCGAGCGGCTGACGGCCGCGGCACAGCTTACGCACGACCCGTTCGCAATGCTCACGCCCGAGGTGCTCGGCGAGTTGAGTCTCGCGGCCGCCGCGTGGTTCGGCGTGCATGCGGACGAGTGA
- a CDS encoding peroxiredoxin — protein MKRKAGLMASAVALGLSMTLGTLPAQAELKPGDKAPDFSTQASLGGKTFDYSLADALKKGPVVVYFYPAAFTKGCTIEAHLFADAVDEYQQYGATVIGVSHDNIDTLTKFSVSECRSKFPVAADPDNHIIEAYDSALPMKKSLANRVSYLIAPDGTILYEYTSLSPDKHVENTLQALKDWSVTHKSP, from the coding sequence ATGAAGCGAAAAGCAGGGCTAATGGCGAGTGCGGTGGCGTTGGGCTTGAGCATGACGCTGGGAACGCTGCCGGCGCAGGCGGAGCTCAAACCGGGCGATAAGGCTCCGGATTTCAGCACGCAAGCGTCGCTGGGCGGCAAGACCTTCGACTACTCGCTCGCCGACGCGCTCAAGAAAGGTCCGGTGGTGGTGTACTTCTATCCGGCGGCCTTCACGAAGGGCTGCACGATCGAAGCGCATTTGTTTGCCGATGCTGTCGACGAGTACCAGCAATACGGCGCGACCGTGATCGGCGTGTCGCACGACAACATCGATACGCTGACCAAGTTCTCGGTGAGCGAATGCCGCAGCAAGTTCCCGGTCGCGGCCGACCCGGACAATCACATCATCGAAGCCTACGACTCGGCCCTGCCGATGAAGAAATCGCTGGCGAATCGCGTGTCATATTTGATCGCGCCGGACGGCACGATCCTCTACGAGTACACGAGCTTGTCGCCCGACAAGCACGTCGAGAACACGCTGCAAGCGCTCAAGGATTGGTCGGTGACGCATAAGTCGCCATGA
- a CDS encoding efflux RND transporter permease subunit, with amino-acid sequence MNLSRPFIARPVATTLLAVGVALAGVFAFVKLPVAPLPQVDFPTISVQATLPGASPETVATSVASPLERHLGTIADVTEMTSQSSVGQTRITLQFGLNRDIDGAARDVQAAINAARADLPASLRSNPTYHKVNPADAPILILGLTSPTLPPGQLYDSAATVLQQALSQVDGVGEVDVSGSANPAVRVELEPQALFHYGIGLEDVRAALASANANSPKGSIEFGPNHIQLYTNDQASKAEQYKDLVIAYRNGAAVKLSDVAEVVDSVEDLRNLGLMNGKRSVLVILYRQPGANIIDTVDRVKAMIPQLKASLPADVEVIPTVDRSTTIRASLKDTEHTLLIAVGLVVMVVFLFLRNWRATLIPSVAVPISIIGTFGAMWLMGFSIDNLSLMALIVATGFVVDDAIVVLENISRHIEAGVPRMRAAYLGAREVGFTVMSISISLVAVFLPILLMGGIVGRLFREFALTLSLAIGVSLLVSLTVTPMMCSRLLRETHDKEAEEGRFARWLERGFMAMQRGYERTLTWALARPLLIVTILIVTVGLNVFLYIVVPKGFFPQQDTGRLVGGIMADQSTSFQAMKVKFAEMMRIVQSNPAVDSVAGFTGGRQTNSGFMFVSLKPKSERKLSADQVIAQLREPLSHVAGAQTFLQAVQDIRVGGRQSNAQYQFTLLADSTPDLYKWGPKLTDALKLRPELADVNSNQQQGGLESMVTFDRATASRLGITPSQIDNTLYDAFGQRQVSTIYNALNQYHVVMEVAPRYWQSPDMLNQIYISTTGGSPSGAQTTNAVAGTVTASTKSSTSSTSSSSAASVAADSARNLANNAIAASGKSSASTGASVSTSKEPMIPLSAIASFGPGNTPLSVNHQGQFVASTISFNLPPGKSLSDATNAIYETMAQIGMPDTIHGSFSGTAQAFQQSMSDQPLLILAALAAVYIVLGILYESYIHPITILSTLPSAGVGALLALLLFKTEFSIISLIGVILLIGIVKKNAIMMIDFAIEASRQGMSSFDAIRQACLLRFRPIMMTTMAALLGALPLAFGNGEGAELRAPLGISIVGGLIVSQLLTLYTTPVVYLYMDRIRVRWENRKADGLAPGEQA; translated from the coding sequence ATGAATTTGTCCCGCCCCTTCATCGCCCGCCCCGTCGCGACGACGCTGCTCGCGGTCGGCGTCGCGCTTGCCGGCGTCTTCGCGTTCGTGAAGCTGCCGGTGGCGCCGCTGCCCCAGGTCGACTTCCCGACCATCTCCGTGCAGGCGACACTGCCGGGCGCGAGCCCGGAGACGGTCGCGACCAGCGTCGCGAGCCCGCTCGAACGGCACCTCGGCACGATCGCCGACGTCACCGAGATGACGTCGCAAAGCTCGGTCGGCCAGACGCGCATCACGTTGCAGTTCGGCCTGAACCGCGACATCGACGGCGCCGCGCGCGACGTGCAGGCCGCGATCAACGCCGCCCGCGCCGACTTGCCCGCGAGCCTCAGAAGCAATCCGACCTACCACAAGGTCAACCCCGCCGACGCGCCGATCCTGATCCTCGGCCTCACCTCGCCGACGCTGCCGCCCGGCCAGCTCTACGATTCGGCGGCGACCGTGCTGCAGCAAGCGCTGTCGCAGGTCGACGGCGTCGGCGAAGTCGACGTCAGCGGGTCGGCCAATCCCGCCGTGCGCGTCGAGCTCGAACCGCAGGCGCTCTTTCATTACGGCATCGGCCTCGAGGACGTGCGCGCGGCGCTCGCCTCCGCGAACGCGAACAGCCCGAAGGGCTCGATCGAATTCGGCCCGAACCACATCCAGCTCTACACCAACGATCAGGCAAGCAAGGCCGAGCAGTACAAGGACCTCGTGATCGCCTACCGCAACGGCGCGGCGGTGAAGCTGTCGGATGTCGCCGAGGTGGTCGATTCGGTCGAAGACCTGCGCAACCTCGGTCTCATGAACGGCAAGCGCTCCGTGCTCGTGATCCTGTACCGGCAGCCGGGCGCGAACATCATCGATACCGTCGACCGCGTGAAGGCGATGATTCCGCAGCTGAAGGCGTCGCTGCCCGCCGACGTCGAGGTGATCCCGACCGTCGACCGCTCGACCACGATCCGCGCCTCGCTCAAAGACACCGAGCACACGCTCTTGATCGCGGTCGGCCTCGTCGTGATGGTCGTGTTCCTGTTCCTGCGCAATTGGCGCGCGACGCTGATTCCGAGCGTCGCGGTGCCGATCTCGATCATCGGCACGTTCGGGGCGATGTGGCTGATGGGATTCTCGATCGACAACCTCTCGCTGATGGCGCTCATCGTCGCGACGGGCTTCGTCGTCGACGATGCGATCGTCGTGCTCGAGAACATCTCGCGGCACATCGAGGCCGGCGTGCCGCGCATGCGCGCCGCCTACCTCGGCGCGCGCGAAGTCGGCTTCACGGTGATGTCGATCAGCATCTCGCTCGTCGCGGTGTTCCTGCCGATCCTGCTGATGGGCGGCATCGTCGGGCGGCTCTTTCGCGAGTTCGCGCTGACGCTTTCGCTCGCGATCGGCGTGTCGCTGCTCGTCTCGCTGACGGTCACGCCGATGATGTGCTCGCGCCTCTTGCGCGAGACGCATGACAAGGAGGCGGAGGAAGGCCGCTTCGCCCGCTGGCTCGAACGCGGTTTCATGGCGATGCAACGCGGCTACGAGCGCACGCTCACTTGGGCACTGGCCCGTCCGCTTCTGATCGTGACGATTCTGATCGTGACCGTCGGGCTGAACGTGTTCCTCTACATCGTCGTCCCGAAGGGCTTTTTCCCGCAGCAGGACACCGGGCGGCTCGTGGGCGGCATCATGGCCGACCAGAGCACGTCGTTCCAGGCGATGAAGGTCAAGTTCGCGGAGATGATGCGCATCGTCCAGAGCAACCCGGCCGTCGACAGTGTCGCGGGCTTCACGGGCGGCCGGCAGACCAACTCGGGCTTCATGTTCGTCTCGCTCAAGCCGAAGAGCGAGCGCAAGCTCTCCGCCGACCAGGTGATCGCGCAATTGCGCGAGCCGCTCTCGCACGTTGCCGGCGCGCAGACGTTCCTGCAGGCGGTACAGGACATCCGCGTGGGCGGCCGGCAATCGAACGCGCAGTATCAGTTCACGCTGCTCGCCGATTCGACGCCCGATCTCTACAAGTGGGGGCCCAAGCTCACCGACGCCCTGAAGCTGCGCCCCGAACTCGCCGACGTGAACTCCAACCAGCAGCAAGGCGGTCTCGAATCGATGGTGACGTTCGATCGCGCCACGGCGTCGCGCCTCGGCATCACGCCCTCGCAGATCGACAACACGCTCTACGACGCGTTCGGGCAGCGGCAGGTCTCGACGATCTACAACGCGCTGAACCAGTATCACGTGGTGATGGAAGTCGCGCCGCGCTACTGGCAGAGCCCCGACATGCTGAACCAGATCTACATCAGCACGACGGGCGGCTCGCCGAGCGGCGCGCAGACGACCAACGCGGTGGCGGGCACCGTCACGGCCTCGACGAAAAGCAGCACGTCCAGCACGTCCTCGTCGAGCGCCGCGAGCGTGGCCGCCGATTCCGCGCGCAACCTCGCGAACAACGCGATCGCAGCCAGCGGCAAGTCGAGCGCGTCGACGGGGGCGTCGGTATCGACCTCGAAGGAGCCGATGATTCCGCTGTCGGCGATCGCGTCGTTCGGTCCCGGCAACACGCCGCTGTCGGTGAACCACCAGGGGCAGTTCGTCGCATCGACGATCTCGTTCAACCTGCCTCCGGGCAAGTCGCTCTCGGACGCGACGAATGCGATCTACGAAACGATGGCCCAAATCGGCATGCCGGACACGATCCACGGCAGCTTCTCGGGCACCGCGCAGGCGTTCCAGCAGTCGATGTCGGACCAGCCGCTCCTGATTCTCGCGGCGCTCGCGGCGGTCTACATCGTGCTCGGGATTCTCTACGAGAGCTATATCCACCCGATCACGATCCTGTCGACGCTGCCGTCGGCGGGCGTGGGCGCCCTGCTCGCGCTACTGCTCTTCAAGACCGAGTTCAGCATCATTTCGCTGATCGGCGTGATTCTGCTGATCGGGATCGTGAAGAAGAACGCGATCATGATGATCGACTTTGCCATCGAGGCGTCGCGGCAAGGCATGTCGTCGTTCGACGCGATCCGTCAGGCGTGTCTGTTGCGCTTCCGCCCGATCATGATGACGACCATGGCGGCCCTCCTCGGCGCGCTGCCGCTCGCGTTCGGCAACGGCGAAGGCGCGGAGCTGCGGGCGCCGCTGGGGATCTCGATCGTCGGCGGGCTGATCGTCAGCCAGTTGCTGACGCTCTATACGACGCCCGTCGTGTATTTGTACATGGACCGCATTCGGGTGCGGTGGGAAAACCGCAAGGCGGACGGTTTGGCGCCTGGCGAGCAGGCTTGA